A genomic window from Onychostoma macrolepis isolate SWU-2019 chromosome 22, ASM1243209v1, whole genome shotgun sequence includes:
- the LOC131530210 gene encoding SLAM family member 9-like, which produces MWLSAALRYSAKGYCNVVTARSDIGYQYKSHFSIVESVFGESVSVMEGDSVTLNTDVTEIHDDYILWKFGAEKSLIAKIQKNKQLLSTFEGPDGSFRDRLKLDDKTGSLIITNITTQHAGLYEVKISGTKITSKTFNVSIYARLPVPVISSNSSQCSSSSSSSYCSLLCSAVNVDVTLSWYKGNSLLSSISVSDLSISLSLPLDVEYQDNNTYSCVLHNPISNQTQHLDINKFCQPCSELSITNQSLPLLYIVLISAAAGSLLIVAAVCICKKSASKKTAETRTDSALCKPTAQKMKSKKDPVYANVAKKR; this is translated from the exons ATGTGGCTTTCAGCTGCTCTACGCTACTCTGCTAAAGGTTATTGCAATGTGGTAACAGCTCGCTCAGACATTGGTTACCAGTACAAGTCTCATTTCAGTATAGTTGAGA gtgtgtttggtgagtcagtgtcagtgatggagggagattctgtcactctaaACACTGATGTTACTGAAATACATGATGATTACATACTGTGGAAATTTGGGGCTGAAAAGTCTCTCATtgctaaaatacaaaaaaacaagcaaCTGTTGTCCACATTTGAGGGTCCTGATGGGAgtttcagagacagactgaagctggatgataagactggatctctgatcatcacaaacatcacaactcAACATGCTGGACTCTATGAAGTAAAGATAAGTGGaacaaaaattacatcaaaaacaTTCAATGTTTCTATCTATG CTCGTctgcctgttcctgtcatcagcAGTAACTCTTCACAATgttcctcatcatcatcatcatcatattgttcattgttgtgttcgGCGGTGAATGTggatgtgactctctcctggtacaaaggaaacagtttattgtccagcatcagtgtgtctgatctcagcatcagtctctctctacctctggatgtggaatatcaggataacaacacctacagctgtgtgctccaCAATCCTATCAGCAACCAGACTCAACATCTGGACATCAACAAATTTTGTCAGCCTTGTTCAG AATTGTCCATTACAAATCAGAGCCTACCGTTATTGTACATAGTATtgatttctgctgctgctggatcTCTGCTGATAGTAGCTGCAGTCTGCATCTGCAAAAAATCTGCATCTAAAAAAACAG CCGAGACAAGAACTGATTCAGCGTTGTGTAAACCAACAGCACAAAAAATG AAATCAAAGAAGGATCCTGTGTATGCAAATGTCGCCAAAAAACGATGA